The following are encoded in a window of Ruficoccus amylovorans genomic DNA:
- a CDS encoding sulfatase — MKVIYVMFDSLNRHMLPPYGGSIVAPNFERLARQSVTFDTSYVCSMPCMPARRDLHTGRPNFLHRGWGPLEPCDDSMPRILKEAGVYTHLISDHGHYWEEGGTNYHTKYNTWECIRGQEGDPWIPQVRSPDPIEAHALRNCSMKLPADDNSQMVRQDAINRQVMPDPHLQPMSQVFTQAREFLDRNRDEDNWFLQIETFDPHEPFFSHRRYKDLYREHYGKYKGRDIDWPPYRRVEESPEEVEHMRYQYAALVSMCDEKLGDVLDYMDAHQMWDDTMLIVGTDHGFLLGEHDCWAKCWMPFYEEVARTPFFVWDPRCRKRGERRQSLVQPAIDIAPTVLNFFDLCPTPRMSGHNLAATIATDKPVRETAVFGMFGAHVNITDGRHVYMRGNPPDAENAPLNAYTLMPAHMRAAFSTEVFQQPFEPVSFGFTQGCHLMKLPSGGGMPGNERISRTFGTLLFDLEADPQQQSPLTDEAVENRLLAELDRHLHALDAPAEQWERLGMSR; from the coding sequence ATGAAAGTGATCTACGTCATGTTCGACTCGCTCAACCGGCATATGCTGCCCCCCTACGGCGGCTCCATCGTGGCTCCGAACTTCGAACGCCTCGCACGCCAGAGCGTGACCTTCGACACGTCGTACGTTTGCAGCATGCCCTGCATGCCCGCCCGGCGCGACCTGCACACCGGCCGTCCGAACTTCCTGCACCGAGGCTGGGGACCGCTCGAACCCTGCGACGACTCCATGCCCCGGATACTCAAGGAGGCTGGCGTCTACACCCACCTCATCAGCGACCACGGCCACTACTGGGAAGAAGGCGGTACCAACTACCACACCAAGTACAACACCTGGGAGTGCATCCGCGGGCAGGAAGGGGATCCGTGGATTCCTCAAGTGCGCTCCCCCGACCCCATCGAGGCCCACGCCCTGCGCAACTGCTCGATGAAACTCCCAGCCGACGACAACTCTCAAATGGTACGCCAGGACGCCATCAACCGCCAGGTCATGCCCGACCCCCATCTCCAGCCCATGTCGCAGGTTTTCACGCAGGCGAGGGAGTTTCTGGACCGCAACCGCGACGAGGACAACTGGTTCCTCCAAATCGAGACCTTCGACCCACACGAACCCTTTTTCTCGCACCGCCGCTACAAGGATCTCTACCGCGAGCACTACGGGAAGTACAAGGGCCGCGACATCGACTGGCCCCCGTACCGCCGGGTCGAGGAGAGCCCCGAGGAGGTCGAGCACATGCGCTACCAGTACGCCGCTCTCGTCTCCATGTGCGACGAAAAGCTCGGCGACGTGCTCGACTACATGGACGCGCACCAGATGTGGGATGACACCATGCTCATCGTCGGAACCGACCACGGATTCCTCCTCGGCGAACACGACTGCTGGGCCAAATGCTGGATGCCCTTTTATGAAGAAGTGGCCCGCACGCCGTTCTTCGTCTGGGACCCGCGCTGCCGTAAACGCGGCGAACGCCGCCAGTCCCTTGTCCAGCCCGCCATCGACATCGCCCCGACCGTGCTGAACTTTTTCGACCTCTGTCCCACCCCGCGCATGAGCGGCCACAACCTCGCCGCCACCATCGCCACGGACAAGCCGGTCCGCGAAACCGCCGTCTTCGGGATGTTCGGGGCGCACGTCAACATCACCGACGGCCGCCACGTTTACATGCGTGGCAATCCCCCGGACGCAGAAAACGCCCCTCTCAACGCCTACACCCTCATGCCCGCGCACATGCGAGCCGCCTTTTCCACCGAAGTTTTCCAGCAGCCCTTCGAGCCGGTCAGTTTCGGATTCACCCAGGGCTGCCACCTGATGAAATTGCCCTCTGGCGGCGGTATGCCCGGCAACGAACGGATCTCGCGCACCTTCGGGACTCTCCTTTTCGACCTGGAGGCCGACCCACAGCAACAATCGCCACTGACAGACGAAGCCGTCGAAAACCGTCTCCTGGCCGAACTCGACCGTCACCTGCACGCCCTCGACGCCCCCGCCGAACAGTGGGAACGTCTCGGCATGAGCCGTTAG
- a CDS encoding GNAT family N-acetyltransferase gives MKDVHLQLACWEQDYLHIEAIRFIVYMEEKKNPTALETDREDRYCRHALAKDPEGRYVGTGRLECDGKLSRIVVLPEYRGHRLGDDILIYLSQVARQLGLKSVYVHAEERHLPFLIRQGYRKQGSLTPAFGIARYKMELPLD, from the coding sequence ATGAAAGATGTTCATCTACAGCTCGCATGCTGGGAGCAGGACTACCTGCACATTGAGGCGATCCGTTTCATCGTCTACATGGAGGAAAAGAAAAATCCGACCGCGCTGGAAACGGATCGTGAAGACCGTTACTGTCGGCACGCCTTGGCCAAAGACCCCGAAGGGCGCTATGTCGGCACAGGACGACTGGAGTGCGACGGCAAGCTCAGCCGCATCGTCGTACTGCCCGAATACCGCGGGCACCGCCTCGGCGATGATATTCTGATCTATCTGTCCCAAGTCGCCCGGCAGTTGGGCCTGAAGTCTGTCTATGTCCACGCCGAAGAGCGCCACTTGCCCTTCCTCATCCGCCAGGGATACCGCAAGCAAGGTTCGCTCACCCCCGCCTTTGGAATCGCCCGCTACAAGATGGAACTCCCCTTGGATTAA